The stretch of DNA GGTATCAAGCAGGATGGTGTCGCTGGACCGTCAACCTTGCAGAACCTTGGTCTCTACTAGGGCTCTGAATCCTTACGACGATGGGCCAGCTGCGCCAGTTGTGCGCGGCTGGCCTTGCTTATGGCGTGGTGGGTCTTTTCCCAATAGGACGGCCGCGTAAAGAGCTGCCATAGGGCCAGATAGGCCCCCATCGAGAGAAGGGGCCAGTAGAACACCATCAAGAATGTATGCGGCACCAGATGTTGCGCGTCACGGTGCTGAACGGCAGCGATGCCCGCGCAGACGGACACGATGTAACCACCACCCAGCAAAATGCCGTTGAACAGGACCAATAGTGTCGGCACGTCCGGTGAGGTGAAGTAGGCGAGCGCCGACCCGTTGAACGCGATGCCTGCTACGGCAAACATCCAGACAAGCGGATGCATGAGGGCAGAGATTATCGATCCGCCAATCAGCAACTGAAATCCCAAAAACCCCATCGGCCCCAGTTTGCGAAACAGGTCGACGGGCCTGCGCATATGCACCAGCCACGTCTGGGCGTAGCCCTTCAGCCACCGTGACCGTTGTCGAAGCCAGTTGCCCATCTCGCAATTGGCTTCTTCATAGGTGACCGAATCCAGAATGGCGCAGCGATATCCCTTCTGGGCCAGTCGAATGCCAAGGTCTGCGTCTTCGGTAACGTTGTAGGGGTCCCAGGCCCCAACATCCCGCAGGGCCTTCATTCGAAAGTGGGTGGATGTGCCGCCAAGCGGAATCGGCATGCCCAGTTTTTCAACAGTCGGCAACAGCAGGTCGAACCACATGTTGAACTCTATGGTGAACTGTCGCGTCAGCCAGTTTTCAGACGCATTGAAATAGGTGAGCGGCGCCTGCAGGCACGCGATGGTGTCGTCGCATGTTGCGAACATCGCCACGGCCTTTTTGAGTTGCAGAGGATCCGGCTGATCTTCCGCATCAAAAATCACCAGATACTCACCACGGGCGAACTGCAGAGCGTAGTTGCAGGCTTTGGGTTTTGTGCGCGGCGAACTTTCCGGCACCCGAATGAACTCCACATAGCTTTCAAGACCTAGCGTTTTGGCTGTGTCGATTGTCTCTGTGTCGTCGCCTTCCAGTACCAGCTTGATGTCCAGCTTGGCCCGTGGGTAGTCGAGCTTCCTCAGCGCCTGAGCCAGAAGCGGCAGCACGCTCGCTTCTTTGTAGAGCGGCACAATGATGGTGTAGATCGGCAGATCTGAGTCTTCCGGGAGCTGATCGATTGGACGTCTGGCATTTCGGGCGGCGACGCCAATGGGGATCGATGCCGCCCGCAATATCAGCACCGCGAGAAAGAACAGACCGAGCAGAAAATTGAGCACGGCAAATGTGGCGTATGGATTGAGGAAGGCGCCAAGTGCAATGCTACCGACGATGGCGCTTCCCCATAGGCGTTGGCGCCAGGTTGTCGGGCTTTTTGCTGATAGGGCCGGGTCGGTTTCGTCCAGTGCCAGCTGTGCTGTGTGCTGTATCTGATCGCCAAACTGCGCCTGTAGCGTCCACAGAACATCCAGCCGAGGCGTTATGGCGAAGGCAAACTCCCCCCCTGGTGCCGGCAGTCCCGACGCGCGTCGCCATGCAATGTCCCGCGCTGCATTTAGCGGGTCAGGTGTTGCAAGTACCGTCCGCTGGAAACCGGAACTATCGTCCATGCCAATCGGGATGACTTCTGCAGCTAGATAGAAATCCAGAAATGTTGCATCAAACACAGCAGCGGGGGGCGGTGTTTCAAGCACATCAACAAATGGTAGCTGGAGATGGGCTGCAAGGGACGAGTAAAGATCAAGGGGCTTGCTGAACCCAAGGGCCAGGACAGCCTGTCCCAGAGGTACGCCCCAACGGGTCGCTGCCTCGAGGGCCTGCTCGAGTTGCCCGGCGCTGATCACACCTGCATCGACGAGGATTTTGCCAAGCGGCGGGCCGTCTTGTTTTGCTAGTGCTGCTTCGGGCCCATTGCGAGACGTTCCGTCAGGCATAAGCACCCCCTGAAGTTGCGAACGGCAACGACGGGAGTATAAGCAAATAAACCCATAAGTAGTACAGGGTTGTAGATGCTGTACGTAGAGGAGATAAAAGAAAGGCCCGAACGATTTCTCGTCCGGGCCTTCATTTTGAGAATGCGGGTTGCCTAGTTGGCAGCTGCCGGCATTGCTTCCTTGGCATCTTCCATGGCGTCAGCTGCGGCGTCTTCGGCAGCTTCTTTGACTTCTTCCATGGCATCAGATGCAGCGTCAGAGGCGGCTTCAGTCGCGGCGTCTTCCGCAGCAGCAGCAGCTTCGTCAGCTGACGGAGCAGCGTCCATTGCGTCGGAAGCGTCCGAGGCAGCATCGGCGGCGCCTTCAGCAGCGTCCGTTGCGTCTGCCGCAGCTTCTGCAGCGTCTTCACCTGTACCAGCAACTGAGTCGACAGCGTCATTCACGGCGTCTGCAGTTGCATCAACGGCCTCAGTAACCGCGTCACCTGTTGCTTCAGCAGCATCTGTGGCTACTTCGGCAGCGCTTGAAGCGGCATCGCTTGCAGCATCGACGGTTGCGTCAGCTGCGTCACTTGCGGCTTCCACGGTTGCGTCAGCGGCATCGCTTGCAGCTTCCATTGTCGCGTCGGCAGCGTCAGATGCGGCGTCAGCAGCGCTTTCTGCAGCGCC from Pyruvatibacter sp. HU-CL02332 encodes:
- a CDS encoding glycosyltransferase family 2 protein, with translation MPDGTSRNGPEAALAKQDGPPLGKILVDAGVISAGQLEQALEAATRWGVPLGQAVLALGFSKPLDLYSSLAAHLQLPFVDVLETPPPAAVFDATFLDFYLAAEVIPIGMDDSSGFQRTVLATPDPLNAARDIAWRRASGLPAPGGEFAFAITPRLDVLWTLQAQFGDQIQHTAQLALDETDPALSAKSPTTWRQRLWGSAIVGSIALGAFLNPYATFAVLNFLLGLFFLAVLILRAASIPIGVAARNARRPIDQLPEDSDLPIYTIIVPLYKEASVLPLLAQALRKLDYPRAKLDIKLVLEGDDTETIDTAKTLGLESYVEFIRVPESSPRTKPKACNYALQFARGEYLVIFDAEDQPDPLQLKKAVAMFATCDDTIACLQAPLTYFNASENWLTRQFTIEFNMWFDLLLPTVEKLGMPIPLGGTSTHFRMKALRDVGAWDPYNVTEDADLGIRLAQKGYRCAILDSVTYEEANCEMGNWLRQRSRWLKGYAQTWLVHMRRPVDLFRKLGPMGFLGFQLLIGGSIISALMHPLVWMFAVAGIAFNGSALAYFTSPDVPTLLVLFNGILLGGGYIVSVCAGIAAVQHRDAQHLVPHTFLMVFYWPLLSMGAYLALWQLFTRPSYWEKTHHAISKASRAQLAQLAHRRKDSEP